Below is a genomic region from Choristoneura fumiferana chromosome 30, NRCan_CFum_1, whole genome shotgun sequence.
atgtgatgccgtctccgtctattcgaacaaaacaaataaagacggcattacatttaaccgtcagttagggatggtgaaacagcccctaaatatgaGAATCTGCcaaacaatttcatatttgtggcttttgctgttgaaagtCTTGGTCCGTGGGGACTTGaagcaaaaaactttttaataaaaatagaatcttGGAATCTTGTACCATTCcactggtgaccatagggccggctctttcctcggtcaacgtattggcattgccatacaaggAGGAAACGCAgacagccttatgggcaccctgcacAATAGCAACGACtagggtgatatttgtaaatatagattttaggattagagtaagttagttttagttctatttttatttatttctgttaattattgtatgtgttgcgtgttatttattaataaagtcTTAAAAATTACACTGGCTCCTACATTAAAGTGtactttaacattattttttaatttagtttaatccctactaatattataaatgcgaagtaactctgtctgtctgtctgtctgttacgcttttcACGTCGAagccactgaaccgattttgatgaaattttggtatataggtattttgaaccccaaggatcaacataggataccttttttTCGGTAGaggcgcgataacctagatccgcgcagacgaagtcgcgggcataagctagttatttataaatatacaaatttatATAAGTCTTTTTCTGAGCAACCATAATGATACTAGTTCATTGGTGAAACTGTTTTGGCTTGTGTGTtatcgaaatttaaatatttatgtgtattatttttttgctgtttgttttcctttatcaataaataaaaaaacaataataataacacactGTCAATTTTTGAGCGAGTTAAAGCGAGGGAGCCCGCGACGGTATCACCGTGAGCTCGCAAAGATTACGCTGCGAaaacttgctacttagaccagagaacttttttttttatttatttttgattcgactggatggcaaacgagcaagtgaatctcctgatggtaagagatcactaccgcccataaacatctgcaacaccaggggtagcCCAGTGGTCGTtgttttcgaaattttatccctatcccgtggaaatatcggaataaaaagtagcctatgttttgaacatgaaactaccgtgagacccactcatattaaatatattgacccggataactcacgtcttaaatcgagtttagctcgacatgtttcgggctaatccgtagcccttcgttcttcggagcaacgcgactcagcagctgctgcaacacgcacactacgaaCTAAGACGAAGGGCTACAGATTAGCtggaaacatgtcgagctaaactcgatttaagacgtgagttatccgagtcaatatatttaatatgagcctatgttttattcccgATGTccggctatctacataccaaatttcatccaaatccgtccagccgtttcagcgtaaaagagtaacaagcataactcactcacaaactttcacatttataatattagtaggaagtaggatgtGATTTTTTTGTTCACCATCGGCAGAGCTGCGCAGTTTCTCAAGGTGATGTCGGACAGCCAGAGCCTCCAGGAGTCCCAGAACCTGTCAATGTTCCTGGCCACCCAGAACAAGATCCGGGACACTGTCAAGGATGCCCTGGAGAAGATCAATGGTAAGGCCATCACCTATTTTGACATTTGAGGACTTTATACATATccaattacttttttaatttttttatttgactttgtggcaaacgagcaagtggtctcctggtggtaagagatcaccaccagccataaacatctgcaacaccaggggtattgcagatgcgttgccaacctagaggcctaagatgggatacctcaagtgccagtaatttcaccggctgtcttactctccacgccgaaacacaacagtgcaagaattagcgagcaagatggtggtagcaatccgggcggaccttgcacaaggtcctaccacctgcaaaacatacatttccactgaacgtagtaataaaaaactaattaagatgcttaggggctgtttcaccatccattgaatagtgttaactgacggttaaatgtgatgccgtcttcgtctattcggacaaaccaaatagagacggcatcacaattaaccgtcagttaacactaatcaatggacggtgaaacagccccttagactagatttttaactaagggactccatacatccctgtaaattttttaaaatgttatttttacttttttttcatatattttttaattactatgTTACCTTTTGTAGTTAAGTTTATTGTAATGAACCcgaaaaatgtatttataaaatacagatttagttttgaaaaaatgacttgctgccaagtttcttgcggcgcattcttcttggcaatgatggtctttccgaaagcgctggtagtttaaaaaagtgacatgtaaaagaaccTATTGTGGCCTACTtactaaataaacattttgatttttgaccATTTTCAGTCGCTGGATGGCTTAGGGCAAATCCGCCACTGCAGCTTTCAAAATAGAATTCGatacaaataatgttttaaataactaaatgcgCCAATCGCGACGAGCAGGgctaacgtcaaacggatctctcgatactaacgccacctAGTGATATTTCTGTCAGAGAACGTTTCCTAAACgaggatttatttttttaggttatgAGGACTTGCTAGCAGACGTCGTGAACATTTGCGTGCACATGTTCGAAACAAAGATGTATCTGACACCGCATGAGAAACATATGCTTGTTAAGGTGAGattacctatttataataactagctattgcccgcaactttgtctGCGAAGTCTATTGTATAACACGTAATTTACCCGAGGCGTTTATATCCACCCGAGCCGCATGCGAGATTTATTtaagtcgagggtaaaatgTTTAACCCGTGACTCTGTCTTcgtagaattcgtttgtcgctatccCGCGCGTATTatacaattgacaagatttcatatttctaagactataatttgattcgttctctgtattctgataggaaagagaaagacgctgatattttaaaaatttcgctacgattattaattaatttattacatttttttaagatgtgcttattctaaaagggcataactccaaaactaccacacaatagatccattacttttgtctagtctctattaaaaaaaaagatcaagtagatctgacgtagacgttgtcaaaattatgacagctcctttttctggtgaaatatctattctgtggtagtattttttttgtatttttaaaatatggagaaataaataataataaatattttcccatgttcaggaggcaaaactctttcgattcctgtagtaatttacaggtgttaaaaaaaatgaaatcttgtcaattttccaggataaaaactatcctatttccttccccgggactaaaatatctgtataccgaattttatctaaattggttcagcggtttagacgtaatgaggtaaaaacaaacattaattcacattacatttatattataatattaattatagtGGAATACACTCTAATTTTTATCTCAACTACTAGGTAAATAAACAGaactatttcaaataaattgatactttatttttatttttcatacattgctATTTCTATAAGGATATGATTTTATCGATCATTTTATAAATGCATTTTCggtgacctaataaataatatttgttcctaaaataatAGATCGTTCACCAAATTGaataccaaataatattaaaacggttacctaaatattaattaaaaattaccgGGGAATAATTTCGATCAATAATAAAAGTGTCATTAAAAATGAATCactaaacaatttaaaaatgcttacctataaaataatttttaatcattgaaaaatagtattaaTTATCAAATTACATGGCAGTCATGTCATGCGGTTGTCCCTTTTACTGGCCTTGTTTCGTATTagtatgatggtgatgatgatgatacacgatgaggatgatgatggtgatgatgataatggtgatgAAGTTGGTAATGGTGATTGAtggtgatgtgatgatgatgatgaggataacgctgatggtaatgatgatgatggtgatgatgatggatggcaatttgaataaatttaaaagaacGAAGTTTCATGCCataagtattagcaaaaaatgttcggttctggctCTTCGCCGGCCGCTCGCGCTGAGGGTCGCGgctctacctaacactcctcggTTCGCTCGTCGTTGTATCTAACCAAACCTGttgtagaataggtagaagcatcgaattaaagAACAGATCTAtctattaggtgacagatctattattttggtgattgaATTTTGGTGTTCAAACTATTTTACATTAATTTGATGACccatacttagagacagttttgattaatatgattattaataaatttctaggggatagatattataattagggtaCTGCCGATGAGTGACACATCTAAACTTAGGTGacaaaaaatatagttccctttttataactacctacatatttacTAGAATAGGGTAGTTGCCTGGGttagaaaatattatatttagtccatcagttagattatagggaaatcatcccagcctatatacgacgaggcctcctctcagaatgagagggtttgggccgtagttcccacgcgggcccagtgcggattggaaactcaCACACACACGATTGAATTGCATTGCAGGTttctgcaggtttcctcacgatgtgttCCTTCACCTTGatggtcgtggtaaatttcaaatgtaattttgcacatgaatttcgaaaaactcagaggtaggtacgagccggagtttgaacccacgatcctctgcttgaaccactaggccaccacggcttacacacaataaataaatgttaaaaataatgatactagtttttttaagttatctTGTTCTGTTTGAGTTAGTTGTCAAAAATGGAGAAAATTTAAGTACGTGCCgtaattactaattaaataCCTGTGCTTGAAAAATTTTACCACAGAGCAAGTTAATTTAGACTTGCAAGTTACTTTAGGGGTTCAAGCTActcaattaaaaagtaaaaatttgaaattgaaatgaaaatacaaaaagattccaaaaaacctatcttaatttgattgcttaataacgatatctcttgtacgggtgagcggttagttccaatggagtgccgaaagtttctcgatgagggctacggtatagatgtcgctagcgccACTGCTTAAGtagctaaataagaaacaaacaagctatgtggtgcataggggaaattcgtgtctgtaccgttgtccagcagtggtgtagcggtatagcacacggcacggaatgccgaggacctgggttcgattcccagggctggtcttatttttctggtttttctgtgcatctatatttcagtttgtattttcaattcaagcTCCTCGTTCTTCgactccaaaaataaaataaagttaaccCGTCGAGCGCCCCGGAAGTGCACCAAGAGCCTAGCCAATTTTGTCCGCAACCGTCTCGCAGTGTCGCtctcactgtttttttttaaaatatctttgcATCCTTGTCATTCtcactatttattgtacacccCTCGTACACTCTACTCCATCTTCCGTTGTCTGTTTCTGCAGCGTTATCTTCTTACGTGGCCTTGTCTCTGTATTTTTGCTAGAATAATACTGTACCTTAACGTTTTGTCTTTCGTATAAATTTGGGTGACTGTCAACATTGATTGTAGATGTTCTTGATTTGTGGTCGCTAGGTGCTGTAGCTTCCATTTTGTTCTTGCAATGATCTGCTGATGTTTTGTGTTGCTCCTCGGAATTAATGTGAAATGTATCGTTGCATAGTATGCAATGGAACCATTCGGCTATCTGTAATAAGAACGATTCAATATTATTCACGTTTAagcatattataaataaataaatatcatgggacacttgacaccaatagacctagtcccaaactaagcaaagcttgtactatgggtacaaggcaacggataaacacacttgtatagataaatacatccatgctaatattataaatgcgaaattgtgtgtgtttgtatgtttgttcgtctttcggcatagagacagtttataggccagagagtgacataggctactttttaggCAGTGTCTCACCgtcagcgaggaaacgattggctatcgactgttttctcgctcaagaaacgaacaaaagatataagagcctgtgtgagtaaaagagacacatatattaatagttgatcgctggctgtttacactgtcggcgagaactcgctcttacatcttttgtcgcagcgacaagagctataaaactcgctgagctatagatactcgctcagcgatgtcagcttggcggccgccccgcacgagcgagtcgagtggagcgagtaatcgcccgtcgcactcgaataCTCGCTTATAGCCAGcaacaaaactacactcgcttctcgctgctcacccactcgtttctagttactcgttCTACTCgtttctcgctcatcgtcggcggtgggacaagtgccttattcCGAAAAAATGCGCAAGTTccagagggaacagcgcgcgataaccgaattccacccCACCCCCTATACGTATGGCCCACCCTGCCCCCCCTTCTATATGTATACGCCTATGCATGGAACACAAATTtgcccttaaatatttaacatgaCATAAAATTGAATCTGTTGAAAatgggaacacccaaatactccgaaatattttattccgaatttgctaattccgatttcaaaactccgattttcacaattcctaagacataattccgattacttaaaaacacgaatttttttttccgaatttcaaaatatcgttttttttaatatccgattttaAAAACTCCGAAGAATTAAaagcacgaaatgttattggcccaaagtacagtattccgattatcaattttccgaaatgacatcgctaattcggaaatatgacattcggcaaaataaacttcgtggttaataatcggaatcttgattTCGAATCACGAAtgaatatcaatcaatttagataaattgacctgcatacaatacaatacaatacaatacaattactctttattgtacaccagaaatacaTTCTTAGCATacttaggtaaggttaggttagaattgcgacaaggcgcgaagcgccataactgcgtggaataggagctccgcgaaaaAGGGTCTTAACAGACAGACGcccaaaaagtgatcctataagggttccgtttttttccttttgaggtacggaaccctaaaaaaggggcAGATATTGCTATGGCGTCATGTGTCACAACGAccataaatgaaaatgaaaaatatgtttatttcgTGTTTAGTTCACATAGTAACATCAAGATAAGTTTTTATGgatgatttgattgatttattgtgtttttatgcGAGTGTGTACGTGtgtctgttatttttttgtgtaactttccatatttttgtaaattcttCTATGACTCGTTTTGccaaacaatatatatatatattatctccatgtgcaatagaatgtacacaataagttcaagggaattatGAATCTATGACattgtaacaaagtaaaaattcttttgtttttctattgttttacaccataGCAGTTTGACGacagtttgactttattctcgaaacaattagattctaattgctttgtcaatttttttcaaaatatttttatggtgggcttcaggaggATATATATATGAATACGTATAAAATGATTCCTTAATCTCTATTATTTACCTTTCTAAAACAGTCGCTGTCTTTAACAGGAAGCATGATTCTGCTCATGTGCTGCTTAGTCGCAATATGATGAGCTTCATTACCATAGTACGCGTCAAAATATTCCATACATATTAGACATTTTCCTTCTTTTCTATTGAAACTGTGAAAATTATCATACGGCACGTTGACTTTTTCTTTATCCACATATATCTGTATTTTGGAGCCAGCTGGATGTATAGTTATAAATCTAGTGCGCCACGGCTGTTCTATTCTGAATCCTTTCACCAAAGACCAGAACAAATCGTGTTTAGGGTCGTAGGGATCCGATATAACCCCGCTTGCTTGTTTAGTTTCATTATTAACTTCATGTTCTGTTTGTTGATTCAATTCCAAATACGATTCAAACGGACTTGTACCAAACAATTTTAGGAAAACTTGTCTCTTTTTATCAggcgaatcatcatcatcattatcctcTACGGCTCTGTCAATATCTATTTGATTAATCACATTGGTAGCTTTGTCATGAATCCCGCTTAATTTATTAGAcgaatcatcatcaccatcatcatcattggctCTTTCAATATTTAGCCTAGCCATATTGGTAGTGTTGTTTAATTTGATATGGTTATGCTGTTTATTCTTCTCAATGTCTTGGCTCTTGCTTAATTTATCAGGTGAATCATCATGTACGGCTCCTTCGATATCTATTTGACTAGCCGCATTGGTAGTATTATTAATGTCCTCTTGGCTCTTGCTAATCTCATCAgctgaatcatcatcatcatcatcaatattatcatcattatcatcatcaccaccgcAGTATAAATTTGCGAGCATAGACAGTAGCTGCTCATCTCTGACTGCTTGTCTATGCGTCCCTGTTTTCTTATGGTCGCCGTCAGCCATAGTGTTACAAACGGCGCAGTATGTCCCGACGGGGCGGGGGGTGCGGGGCGGGGGGCGGGCGGTGACCATAGCGCGCATGCGCTCCGAGGCCGCGGCCATTATGCTAGCGTTAGCTCTGTGCGTTTTACTCGCGTTGTGCGCTCCTGAAAACGCTGCCGGTACGTCGGTGGCGCAAATATGGCATATGTAGCTGGTTGATGGATCTGGAACAGTTTTTTTGATGTGAAATACTAGTGTTTAACCGTGGCTTCGCGCGCGTAAGCTACATtaagcagttgaattgaaattccgagtttttactaaatttccgtgagaatatcgggataaaaagtacctaacaaCCTTTACCCTTTAaactttaaccttttcgccaccacgtcaaatacaagagacatcacccatacgccagccttctatattgcaatgcctaaaattgaaccataacacaattgaacgaaggttgcttttgcattgaagtaatggacgcatatataggtcgttggcgtggaacctgcggtgggtatatatatgagtcgttggcgccGAAACGGTTAACATGACATTATTAagtaatgtaaaattatgctgagtggggctcactttgtattatttaatgGTAACTTTGTATTCTTTCccttcatccaaatccgtccagctgttacATGGagcaaaaaacaaaaacgtaGGGTAACTAACCTGCCTCTTTTTCATTCTTCTTGGATTTCCCGGTCTGGGTGCGCCCGCGCAGTATTGCGTCCGCATCGCCTAAAGATGacattctgaaaaaaaaatcgttttaaaaatttcatttttacgCTGGTACCTAACATTATTAGTACAAAAATCAAGAATTCAAATTGATATGacagttaaaaactaaaattgaagaaagaaaaaagatatttattcactaatacagaagacacacaaatactttttttttacataattacacacaaataaaccaaaaaaaaaaacatggaaacatacataaaaataagcaaaagcgaaacggtcgctgactcagcattacgCAAAATAAGTATGTTTCTGTAGTTATGTTGTGCCGCTGTCACTGGGTTTGTGATTGCTGCACTAATAGTCTTCGCACGCAGTCGTCCTTGTCTCCAGAGTTCGATGGGTTGGGTTTTGccgaagtgacaaagtcgacgTGTTACGTGATAACTATTTATTAGAGTTGAGTCGTTTACAATTAAAGATCAGATCACGAGCGATTTGGAGCTAGTGTGGCTGTCTTCGCTTCTAGGGACGAACTCTCCTCATTCATTACAATTTCCTTTTTATACCACCGACTCCACAATGGGAAAGCAAACAATTATCATCGGAGCCCTCATTAAC
It encodes:
- the LOC141444801 gene encoding uncharacterized protein — encoded protein: MSSLGDADAILRGRTQTGKSKKNEKEADPSTSYICHICATDVPAAFSGAHNASKTHRANASIMAAASERMRAMVTARPPPRTPRPVGTYCAVCNTMADGDHKKTGTHRQAVRDEQLLSMLANLYCGGDDDNDDNIDDDDDDSADEISKSQEDINNTTNAASQIDIEGAVHDDSPDKLSKSQDIEKNKQHNHIKLNNTTNMARLNIERANDDDGDDDSSNKLSGIHDKATNVINQIDIDRAVEDNDDDDSPDKKRQVFLKLFGTSPFESYLELNQQTEHEVNNETKQASGVISDPYDPKHDLFWSLVKGFRIEQPWRTRFITIHPAGSKIQIYVDKEKVNVPYDNFHSFNRKEGKCLICMEYFDAYYGNEAHHIATKQHMSRIMLPVKDSDCFRKIAEWFHCILCNDTFHINSEEQHKTSADHCKNKMEATAPSDHKSRTSTINVDSHPNLYERQNVKVQYYSSKNTETRPRKKITLQKQTTEDGVECTRGVQ